From the genome of Cinclus cinclus chromosome 12, bCinCin1.1, whole genome shotgun sequence, one region includes:
- the LOC134048672 gene encoding basic proline-rich protein-like gives MVSKLEFLPGGTSHVSVRDRPQGSRRFLAGGTALSLLPPPQPLPAPEPPVPPAAREGRSGGPGLCPLPAAQHGGSGGGSPGPGAQPRRLSPHPGAEALPRARLSPGDPQSPSLSPCPPGAPRKPGGPEGAGARLASSFIPRGAGTAGRRQRRAGGRYGHSPRPRSRREPRPPPSFGRCPGKQRARAKECGRRGGTEQCVPGTAQPGAPRPALRSAPGRSCGHAHLLLLCCSSCPAPPWRCGARRWLSLPGLPAAPSPPCCPVCPLPWRWPRVGTAKPSALGPA, from the coding sequence atggTATCAAAGTTGGAATTTCTGCCGGGAGGAACCTCCCATGTTTCTGTCAGGGACAGACCCCAGGGATCTCGCCGCTTCCTCGCAGGGGGCACAGCGCTCTCTCTGCTGCCGCCCCCTCAGCCTCTCCCCGCTCCGGAGCCGCCGGTCCCGCCCGCAGCACGCGAGGGGCGCTCGGGCGGCCCGGGgctgtgccccctccctgcagcccaaCATGGAGGCTCCGGAGGAGGCAGCCCCGGGCCGGGGGCACAGCCCCGCCGCCTCTCGCCCCACCCCGGCGCTGAGGCGCTGCCCAGGGCACGGCTGAGCCCCGGGGACCCTCAGTCTCCCTCTCTGTCGCCCTGCCCGCCGGGCGCCCCGCGGAAGCCGGGCGGGCCAGAGGGAGCCGGAGCTCGTCTCGCTTCCTCCTTCATCCCACGCGGGGCAGGAACTGccgggcggcggcagcgccgcgCCGGGGGCAGGTACGGACACTCACCGCGTCCGAGGAGCCGTCGGGAGCCGCGGCCGCCACCGAGTTTCGGTCGCTGTCCCGGGAAACAGAGAGCGAGAGCGAAGGAGTGCGGGCGGAGGGGCGGGACGGAGCAGTGTGTGCCCGGCACGGCACAGCCCGGCGCTCCCCGCCCCGCGCTCCGCTCCGCCCCCGGGCGCAGCTGCGGCCATGctcacctgctcctgctctgctgctcctcctgccctgccccgcccTGGAGGTGCGGTGCCAGGCGCTGgctgtccctgccagggctcccagcggctccttctcctccctgctgtcccGTCTGCCCGCTCCCTTGGCGGTGGCCGCGTGTGGGAACAGCCAAGCCCTCAGCGCTGGGCCCCGCCTga